In one candidate division Zixibacteria bacterium HGW-Zixibacteria-1 genomic region, the following are encoded:
- a CDS encoding redox-regulated ATPase YchF: MKLGIVGLPQSGKTTLFNAASGQQEAVGDYSQASHRAVIKVPDRRLAELSDIHQPKKITYAEIEFLDAPGFTGKGKKGRGDLEILHDLRLVDAIVIVVDNFSPGSHPEQDLQALNDEMVLSDLMIIEHNIEKLARTIKLTGHQERARELEVLQRCHEALNNDKLLIEIGLSEEDKKEVRGYSFLTLKPQLITFNIAEEMLPDYAALYAGYEKFCREGMRDISVICGKIEMELAVLSDEDRQAFLKELNIEKPVVDKFIRKSFKLLGLITFFTVGPPECRAWTLRKGSPAPKAAGTVHTDFERGFIRAEVATYDDYMIYKTLPALKAAAKLHVEGKDYVVQDGDVILFRFNI; encoded by the coding sequence ATGAAATTAGGTATTGTAGGACTGCCTCAATCGGGCAAAACGACGCTATTTAACGCCGCATCAGGGCAACAGGAAGCGGTTGGCGATTATTCACAGGCCTCGCATCGGGCGGTAATAAAAGTCCCCGACCGACGCCTTGCGGAACTGAGCGATATACATCAGCCCAAGAAGATAACATATGCCGAGATAGAGTTTCTGGATGCGCCCGGGTTCACCGGCAAGGGAAAGAAAGGCCGGGGTGACCTGGAAATTCTGCATGATTTAAGGCTGGTCGATGCGATCGTGATAGTAGTCGATAATTTCAGCCCCGGATCCCATCCTGAGCAGGACTTGCAGGCGCTCAATGATGAAATGGTCTTATCGGACCTTATGATAATTGAACACAATATCGAAAAACTGGCGCGGACCATCAAATTGACCGGCCACCAGGAGCGGGCCCGTGAACTTGAGGTTCTTCAGCGCTGCCATGAAGCGCTGAATAACGACAAATTGCTCATTGAGATCGGCCTGAGTGAAGAGGATAAGAAGGAAGTCCGGGGATACTCGTTTTTGACACTTAAACCTCAATTGATTACGTTTAATATTGCGGAGGAAATGCTTCCCGATTATGCGGCTCTATACGCGGGGTATGAGAAGTTTTGCCGCGAGGGGATGCGCGATATTTCGGTGATATGCGGCAAAATCGAAATGGAACTGGCGGTCTTATCGGATGAAGATCGGCAGGCCTTTTTAAAAGAGTTGAATATTGAAAAGCCCGTGGTCGATAAGTTCATCCGAAAATCCTTTAAACTTCTTGGTTTGATTACGTTTTTTACGGTGGGACCGCCGGAGTGCCGGGCCTGGACGCTCCGGAAGGGAAGTCCCGCCCCGAAAGCGGCGGGGACGGTTCATACCGATTTCGAGAGAGGATTTATTCGTGCGGAAGTGGCCACATATGACGATTATATGATATATAAGACGCTTCCGGCTCTCAAGGCCGCCGCGAAGCTTCATGTCGAAGGGAAGGATTACGTGGTGCAGGACGGCGATGTTATTCTTTTCCGGTTTAATATATAG
- the lon gene encoding endopeptidase La yields the protein MKKSIDKIDSGKSSKIQILPILPVRGMVVFPHLVVPLIANEQKQARLIDEALMQGSVVGVFLQSDKATEDPGPDDIRRVGTSGNILKMLRFPDGTIRFLVQGLARIRIKRFIQTQPYLTAEVEEIPDKTVHSLKAEALQRNLIEQLKKIVDLSPNLSEELYISAINQETPSKLTDLIASNLSIDINEKQQIIEESDVYKRLQKMMSIVNKEMEVLEISKKIQSEAQSELGKMQRDFILREQLKAIKKELGEKDDRAELDELEEKIIQAKMPKTVGSAAKKELERLSRMNPASAEYTVSRTYLDWLIMLPWSVSTTDVLNLRKAKKILDDDHYDLTKVKDRILEYLAVRKLKSDVKGPILCFVGPPGVGKTSLGRSIARAMGRSFERISLGGMRDEAEIRGHRRTYIGALPGRIVQSIKRAGSNNPIIMLDEVDKIGSDFRGDPSSALLEVLDPEQNDSFSDHYLEVPFDLSKVMFITTANLLDPIPPVLRDRMEIIRIPGYTDLEKLEIAKRHLIPKQLENHGITARVLKIDDTGILELINGYTRESGLRNLEREIASVCRKVARKIAAGSKKKFMVAGGDIQKYLGPQRFSREVVSKKGRIGVVPGLAWTSVGGEILFIEATMMKGKKDLILTGHLGDIMKESAMAALSYVRSNCDALGIKSDICDHHEIHIHVPSGATPKDGPSAGITMATALASILSGRPVKPQLAMTGEITLRGEVLPIGGLKEKLLAAYRAGVKTVILPKENKKDIIEVPAEIKKEIKFIFVSDASEVLRQALDDAPGEKKKSGRKKNS from the coding sequence ATGAAAAAAAGCATTGATAAAATAGACTCCGGCAAATCGTCCAAGATCCAGATACTGCCTATCCTGCCGGTGCGCGGCATGGTTGTCTTTCCGCATCTGGTCGTGCCTTTGATTGCCAACGAGCAGAAACAGGCGCGGTTAATCGATGAAGCACTGATGCAGGGCAGTGTGGTCGGGGTCTTCCTTCAATCCGATAAAGCTACCGAGGATCCCGGCCCCGATGATATTCGCCGGGTGGGGACATCGGGCAATATTCTCAAGATGCTTCGTTTCCCGGATGGGACCATTCGCTTTCTGGTTCAGGGGCTGGCTCGCATCAGAATCAAGCGTTTCATCCAGACGCAGCCGTATTTAACGGCTGAAGTCGAGGAGATTCCGGATAAAACGGTGCATTCCCTCAAAGCCGAGGCCCTGCAGCGCAATCTGATCGAGCAGCTTAAGAAAATCGTCGATCTATCGCCGAACCTGTCGGAGGAACTTTATATTTCCGCCATCAACCAGGAGACACCATCAAAGCTGACCGACCTGATTGCTTCCAACCTGAGTATTGATATCAACGAAAAACAGCAGATCATCGAGGAGAGCGATGTTTACAAACGCCTGCAAAAGATGATGTCGATTGTGAACAAGGAAATGGAAGTTCTGGAGATTTCGAAAAAAATCCAGAGCGAGGCGCAGTCGGAACTGGGCAAGATGCAGCGTGACTTTATTCTCCGTGAACAGCTCAAGGCGATCAAGAAAGAACTGGGCGAAAAGGATGACCGGGCCGAACTGGACGAACTTGAAGAAAAAATAATACAGGCAAAAATGCCGAAAACGGTCGGAAGCGCCGCGAAGAAAGAACTGGAACGGCTTTCGCGAATGAATCCGGCCTCCGCGGAGTACACCGTTTCACGAACATACCTCGACTGGTTGATAATGCTGCCATGGTCCGTGTCGACGACCGATGTCCTGAATCTCCGTAAGGCCAAAAAGATTCTTGACGACGACCATTATGATCTTACCAAGGTTAAGGATCGCATTCTGGAATACCTGGCGGTGCGCAAGCTGAAAAGCGACGTTAAAGGGCCGATTCTTTGTTTTGTCGGACCGCCCGGGGTCGGCAAAACTTCACTGGGGCGCTCGATAGCGCGGGCGATGGGGCGCAGTTTTGAGCGGATATCGCTTGGCGGGATGCGGGATGAAGCCGAGATACGCGGACACCGCCGAACCTATATCGGGGCGCTTCCGGGACGGATAGTGCAGAGCATCAAGCGGGCCGGCTCCAATAATCCGATCATTATGCTCGATGAGGTCGACAAAATAGGCAGTGATTTCCGCGGTGATCCGTCGAGCGCCCTTCTGGAAGTGCTCGATCCGGAACAGAATGATTCTTTCTCGGATCATTATCTCGAAGTGCCGTTTGATTTGTCGAAAGTGATGTTTATCACAACGGCCAACCTGCTCGATCCGATTCCGCCGGTCCTTCGCGATCGGATGGAGATAATTCGGATTCCGGGTTACACTGATCTGGAAAAGCTGGAAATCGCCAAGAGGCATCTGATTCCCAAGCAGCTTGAAAACCACGGGATAACGGCCAGGGTTTTGAAAATCGATGATACCGGCATTTTGGAACTGATAAACGGCTATACACGCGAGTCGGGTTTACGCAACCTCGAACGTGAGATAGCTTCGGTATGCCGCAAAGTGGCCCGGAAGATTGCCGCCGGCTCGAAAAAGAAATTTATGGTTGCCGGCGGTGATATCCAGAAATATCTGGGGCCGCAGCGATTCTCGCGCGAAGTTGTCTCCAAAAAGGGGCGGATCGGCGTGGTGCCGGGGCTGGCCTGGACCTCGGTCGGCGGTGAGATTTTGTTTATTGAAGCAACCATGATGAAAGGCAAGAAGGATTTGATCCTGACCGGCCATCTTGGAGATATCATGAAAGAGTCGGCGATGGCGGCCCTGTCTTATGTGCGGTCGAATTGCGACGCCCTGGGCATCAAGTCAGACATTTGCGATCATCATGAGATACATATCCATGTACCTTCGGGCGCCACACCCAAGGATGGTCCCTCGGCCGGAATAACGATGGCCACGGCGCTGGCCTCGATTCTTTCCGGGCGGCCGGTCAAGCCGCAGCTGGCCATGACCGGAGAAATCACCCTGCGCGGTGAAGTGCTGCCGATCGGCGGCTTGAAGGAAAAGCTTCTGGCGGCTTATCGGGCCGGAGTAAAGACGGTGATTCTTCCGAAAGAAAATAAGAAGGATATAATTGAAGTGCCGGCGGAGATAAAGAAAGAGATAAAGTTCATATTTGTATCCGATGCCAGCGAGGTTCTAAGGCAGGCTTTGGATGATGCGCCTGGCGAGAAGAAAAAATCAGGCAGGAAGAAAAACTCATGA
- a CDS encoding bifunctional ADP-dependent NAD(P)H-hydrate dehydratase/NAD(P)H-hydrate epimerase has translation MKLVTAEQMRLIDKEAIEMKGIPGPELMENAGRGIAERIRDLILQNLQGKKIGIFCGKGNNGGDGFVVGRYLHQSGASVTIFYPAPVEKLSADAALNFGRAREMDININGIGSADQLPDSLEADYIIDAIFGTGFEGVPSGLLAGMIEYINTQSVPVIAIDCPSGLNVDTGHHEGAVIVADYTFTLALPKIGLYHSPGRELAGYIEVIPIGIPDEVVDSFGIKENLITIDMAADLLPKRRPDGHKGDFGKLFILAGSTGLTGAAAMAANASARSGAGLVTVGCPQSLNHILEVKLTEPMTYPLPDVAKKGALAKRGLGEIKMKIAENDAVIIGPGIGRHFETRDLIQRLVALLDKPAIIDADGLNAFEKDRAALEGEHPGLVLTPHPGEFKRLIDESIPDDLYEKFDLIRKYARKYKAVIVYKGSPTVVVDTDGQMYLNPTGNDGMATGGTGDVLSGIIGSFLAQGMKPIDAAICGIYVHGLSGDLAAAEYGKRSLIASDLIEFLPDAFRILESYL, from the coding sequence ATGAAACTTGTAACCGCCGAACAGATGCGCCTGATTGACAAAGAGGCAATCGAGATGAAAGGTATTCCCGGCCCGGAACTGATGGAAAATGCCGGACGCGGAATTGCCGAGAGAATCAGGGATTTGATCCTTCAAAATCTTCAGGGCAAGAAAATCGGCATCTTTTGCGGCAAGGGCAACAATGGGGGAGACGGTTTTGTCGTCGGGAGATATTTGCATCAGTCCGGCGCCAGTGTGACAATATTTTACCCGGCGCCTGTCGAGAAATTATCCGCCGATGCCGCTCTTAATTTCGGCCGGGCGCGCGAGATGGATATTAATATCAACGGCATAGGCTCGGCTGATCAATTGCCCGATTCCCTCGAGGCGGATTATATCATCGATGCCATTTTCGGGACCGGTTTCGAGGGCGTCCCCAGTGGATTATTGGCGGGAATGATTGAGTACATCAATACGCAGAGTGTTCCTGTTATTGCCATTGATTGCCCATCGGGGTTGAATGTCGATACCGGGCATCATGAGGGTGCGGTCATTGTAGCCGATTATACATTTACGCTGGCTCTGCCCAAAATCGGATTGTATCATTCACCCGGGCGGGAGTTGGCCGGTTATATCGAAGTAATACCGATCGGCATTCCCGACGAAGTCGTTGACTCATTCGGTATTAAGGAAAATCTGATCACCATTGATATGGCGGCGGATTTACTTCCGAAACGCCGACCGGATGGCCATAAGGGGGATTTCGGCAAGTTGTTCATATTGGCCGGATCGACCGGTCTGACCGGTGCAGCGGCCATGGCGGCCAATGCTTCGGCCCGATCCGGGGCGGGACTGGTGACCGTGGGGTGCCCGCAGTCACTGAATCATATTCTCGAAGTGAAGTTGACCGAGCCGATGACTTATCCTTTGCCCGATGTCGCCAAAAAAGGCGCGCTGGCCAAACGTGGTCTGGGCGAAATAAAAATGAAAATTGCCGAAAACGATGCCGTGATTATCGGGCCGGGAATCGGCCGGCATTTCGAGACAAGAGATTTGATCCAGCGTCTGGTGGCTTTGCTCGACAAACCGGCCATTATCGATGCCGACGGTCTGAATGCTTTCGAGAAGGACCGCGCCGCTCTGGAGGGAGAACATCCCGGACTGGTTTTGACGCCGCACCCGGGAGAATTTAAGCGATTGATCGATGAGAGTATCCCCGATGATCTGTATGAAAAATTCGATTTAATCAGGAAATACGCCCGCAAATATAAGGCGGTTATTGTATATAAAGGGTCGCCGACGGTGGTGGTCGATACTGACGGGCAAATGTATCTCAATCCGACCGGTAATGACGGCATGGCGACCGGCGGCACCGGCGATGTTCTCTCCGGGATAATCGGATCATTTCTGGCGCAGGGGATGAAGCCGATTGATGCGGCGATTTGCGGAATATATGTCCATGGTTTGTCCGGTGATCTGGCGGCGGCGGAGTATGGGAAAAGGTCGTTGATTGCCAGCGACTTGATCGAATTTCTGCCGGATGCCTTCAGAATATTGGAATCTTATTTATAA
- a CDS encoding insulinase family protein: MKRNIIVSAVVLLLTLPVLAENPRDMVFPAIQFDSPEPDRWVADNGIVVFFLEDHQLPAVVGQAIIRGGDVYDPADKVGLSEITATLIRSGGAGNRTPGQVDADLDFVGARISSSSSADALSMSLQCLKKDIDPVFQIFADMLIDPRFDTAKITMEISNKKDRILRQNDDPGSVARRIFYETIYKGHPYGNYATLESVGKINRDDIIALHDKYYSPDNCFLAFSGDMTSDELKALINKYLSRWQKTGTIPVPPPQATMQYQPGVYYAYKDINQANIRFGHQSMDTKNPDRHAMEIMNFCLGSGGFSSRLAKQVRTTAGLAYGVGCFDYQRPLMGTFFGYCLTRSDAMGQATRMMIDIINDVRQNGITKDEMELARDAIINSYVFNYDTPAKIVTAKANLEYFGFPLDQMEKDIQDYKAITLEDCNRVAGKYLDLSKDVIVFVGNRDIFDTPIETFGPVTEISLETK, encoded by the coding sequence ATGAAACGAAATATTATAGTCAGCGCCGTCGTATTGCTTCTGACGTTGCCGGTCCTTGCGGAAAATCCGCGCGATATGGTTTTCCCGGCAATTCAGTTCGACTCTCCCGAACCGGATCGATGGGTTGCCGATAATGGCATTGTAGTTTTCTTCCTTGAAGATCACCAGTTGCCGGCCGTCGTTGGTCAGGCTATTATCCGCGGCGGAGATGTCTATGACCCGGCCGACAAAGTCGGCTTATCAGAAATTACCGCGACCCTTATCCGCTCCGGCGGGGCCGGAAACCGGACCCCCGGTCAGGTCGATGCCGACCTCGATTTCGTCGGGGCGCGTATATCCAGCTCATCATCGGCTGACGCCCTGTCAATGAGCCTGCAATGTCTGAAAAAAGACATTGACCCTGTTTTTCAGATATTTGCCGATATGCTGATTGATCCCCGTTTTGATACGGCCAAGATTACGATGGAAATTTCCAACAAAAAGGACCGTATTCTCCGGCAAAATGACGACCCCGGATCGGTTGCGCGCCGCATTTTCTATGAAACCATTTACAAAGGTCATCCGTACGGAAATTATGCAACGCTGGAATCGGTCGGCAAAATAAACCGTGATGATATTATCGCCCTTCATGATAAATATTATTCACCCGACAACTGCTTTCTTGCCTTTTCGGGAGACATGACTTCGGATGAACTGAAAGCATTGATAAATAAATATCTGTCTCGCTGGCAGAAAACGGGAACGATCCCGGTGCCTCCGCCGCAGGCGACTATGCAGTATCAGCCGGGTGTATATTATGCCTACAAGGATATCAATCAGGCCAATATTCGCTTCGGCCACCAGAGCATGGATACCAAAAATCCCGACCGTCATGCCATGGAAATCATGAATTTCTGTCTTGGAAGCGGCGGCTTTTCGTCGCGCCTCGCCAAGCAGGTCAGGACCACCGCCGGACTGGCCTATGGAGTCGGCTGCTTCGATTATCAAAGACCTCTCATGGGAACCTTTTTTGGTTATTGCCTTACCCGTTCCGATGCCATGGGGCAGGCAACCCGGATGATGATCGATATTATTAACGATGTGCGGCAAAATGGCATCACTAAAGATGAAATGGAACTGGCCCGGGATGCCATAATTAACAGCTATGTTTTCAACTATGACACTCCGGCCAAAATTGTGACGGCCAAGGCCAATCTTGAATATTTCGGTTTTCCGCTCGATCAGATGGAGAAGGATATTCAGGATTACAAGGCGATAACACTTGAAGATTGCAACCGGGTCGCCGGAAAATATCTCGACCTCAGTAAAGATGTGATCGTCTTTGTCGGAAACAGGGATATCTTCGATACACCTATCGAGACCTTCGGCCCGGTTACCGAAATTTCATTGGAGACAAAATAG
- a CDS encoding deoxyribonuclease IV (Assists in DNA repair by cleaving phosphodiester bonds at apurinic or apyrimidinic sties to produce new 5' ends that are base-free deoxyribose 5-phosphate residues): MLLGAHMSIAGGVYNAVLDGEKAGCTVIQIFTKQSNQWKAKTLTDDEIARFFDEQKRSGVKTACAHTSYLINLGSPDEELYLKSIDAFRIEMERCEVLKIPQLVMHPGSHVGSGEEAGLKRIADAFNRILGELPNGKTSICIETTAGQGTNLGYRFEQLARIIDMVEDKNRVSVCLDTCHIFAAGYKLQDPKDYRATMKEFDDIIGLKRLQIIHFNDSKKPFGSKKDRHEHIGEGELGLEPFRNIVNDRRLNRVPKILETPKSDDLHEDIENLKILRSLADQTELN, encoded by the coding sequence ATGTTATTGGGCGCACATATGTCTATTGCGGGCGGTGTTTATAATGCCGTTTTGGACGGAGAGAAGGCCGGCTGTACTGTAATTCAGATATTTACCAAGCAATCAAACCAGTGGAAAGCCAAGACCTTGACGGATGATGAAATCGCCCGTTTTTTTGACGAACAAAAGAGAAGCGGCGTGAAAACGGCCTGCGCCCATACCAGCTATTTGATCAATCTCGGATCGCCCGATGAGGAGTTGTATCTAAAATCGATAGATGCTTTCAGAATTGAAATGGAGCGCTGCGAAGTCTTGAAAATTCCCCAACTGGTCATGCATCCCGGGTCACATGTCGGTTCCGGCGAGGAGGCCGGGTTGAAACGGATCGCCGATGCATTCAATCGCATTCTCGGTGAACTTCCAAACGGCAAGACATCGATATGTATCGAAACGACGGCGGGGCAAGGGACAAATCTCGGTTACAGGTTCGAGCAACTGGCGCGAATAATTGATATGGTCGAAGATAAGAACCGCGTTTCGGTTTGTCTGGACACCTGTCATATCTTTGCCGCCGGTTACAAGCTCCAGGATCCGAAGGATTACCGCGCCACGATGAAGGAATTTGATGATATCATAGGATTGAAGCGGCTTCAAATCATCCATTTCAATGATTCCAAGAAGCCATTCGGCTCGAAAAAGGACCGCCATGAGCACATCGGTGAAGGAGAGCTTGGGCTGGAACCATTCAGGAATATTGTGAATGACCGGCGTCTAAACAGGGTGCCGAAAATTCTGGAAACACCCAAGAGTGATGACTTGCACGAGGATATTGAGAATCTGAAAATACTTCGTTCGCTGGCGGACCAAACAGAGTTAAATTAG